A part of Paraburkholderia largidicola genomic DNA contains:
- a CDS encoding aldehyde dehydrogenase family protein has translation METNNTFPLLAATQAFIAKTKKMLIGAEWTDASSGRTIDVVNPADGSVLTRVPEANEHDVQQAAAAARRAFDAGPWRTMKTTDRERLLLKLADLVEANARELAEIESLDNGKPVMVAQGLDVSMTAQCFRYMAGWATKIEGSVIDAGMPYMPDSEVFAYTRKEPVGVVGAIIPWNFPLLMAAWKLAPALATGCTVVLKPAEDTPLTALRLGELIREAGYPEGVVNIVTGYGHTAGAALSRDPRIDKIAFTGSTQTGKLIGHAALDNMTRMSLELGGKSPVIVLPDVDIDKAAQGVANAIFFNSGQVCTAGSRVYIHSKVFDKVIDGVAQIAKSLKVGAGMDPSTLIGPLVSAKQRERVCGYIDSGFSEGARAAAGGKLIDKPGFFVEPTVMVDTNHTMRVVREEIFGPVLVAMPFDDIDSAVQLANDTPYGLGASIWSNDMSAVHKLIPRIAAGTVWVNCHSLLDNAMPFGGMKQSGFGRELGRAVIDQYTESKSVMINYA, from the coding sequence ATGGAGACGAACAACACCTTCCCGCTGCTCGCCGCAACGCAAGCGTTCATCGCGAAGACGAAGAAGATGCTGATCGGCGCGGAGTGGACGGATGCATCGTCGGGCCGCACGATCGACGTCGTGAATCCCGCCGACGGCAGCGTGCTCACGCGCGTGCCCGAAGCGAACGAGCACGACGTGCAGCAAGCCGCCGCCGCTGCACGCCGCGCATTCGACGCCGGCCCGTGGCGCACGATGAAGACCACCGACCGCGAACGTCTGCTGCTCAAGCTTGCCGATCTCGTCGAAGCGAATGCGCGCGAGCTCGCGGAAATCGAATCGCTCGACAACGGCAAACCCGTGATGGTCGCGCAAGGTCTCGATGTGTCGATGACCGCGCAATGCTTCCGCTACATGGCGGGCTGGGCGACGAAGATCGAAGGCAGCGTGATCGATGCGGGCATGCCGTACATGCCGGACAGCGAAGTGTTTGCCTACACGCGCAAGGAACCCGTCGGCGTAGTCGGCGCGATCATTCCGTGGAATTTCCCGCTGCTGATGGCCGCCTGGAAGCTCGCGCCTGCGCTCGCGACCGGCTGCACCGTCGTACTGAAACCCGCTGAAGACACGCCGCTCACCGCGCTGCGCCTTGGCGAACTGATCCGCGAGGCGGGTTATCCGGAAGGCGTCGTCAACATCGTCACGGGTTATGGACATACGGCGGGCGCGGCGCTGTCGCGCGATCCGCGCATCGACAAGATCGCGTTCACGGGTTCGACGCAGACGGGCAAGCTGATCGGTCACGCGGCGCTCGACAACATGACGCGCATGTCGCTCGAACTGGGTGGCAAGTCGCCCGTGATCGTGCTGCCCGACGTCGATATCGACAAGGCTGCGCAGGGCGTCGCCAACGCGATCTTCTTCAACTCGGGCCAGGTGTGCACGGCGGGCTCGCGCGTCTATATCCACAGCAAGGTATTCGACAAGGTGATCGACGGTGTCGCGCAGATTGCGAAGAGCCTGAAGGTCGGCGCGGGCATGGACCCGTCGACGCTGATCGGCCCGCTCGTGTCCGCGAAACAGCGCGAGCGCGTGTGCGGCTATATCGACTCGGGCTTCTCGGAAGGCGCGCGCGCCGCTGCGGGCGGCAAGCTCATCGACAAGCCGGGCTTCTTCGTCGAGCCGACTGTGATGGTCGATACGAACCATACGATGCGCGTGGTGCGCGAAGAGATTTTCGGGCCGGTGCTGGTCGCGATGCCCTTCGACGATATCGACAGCGCTGTGCAACTCGCCAACGACACGCCGTATGGTCTCGGCGCGAGCATCTGGTCGAACGACATGTCGGCGGTACACAAGCTGATTCCGCGTATCGCAGCGGGCACGGTGTGGGTCAATTGCCATTCGCTGCTCGACAACGCGATGCCGTTCGGCGGCATGAAGCAATCGGGCTTTGGCCGCGAGCTGGGACGCGCGGTCATCGACCAGTACACGGAAAGCAAGTCCGTGATGATCAATTACGCGTAA
- a CDS encoding porin, with protein sequence MKHRTTPRTIAAAVAALAGALATIATPGIAHAESSVTLYGDVDAGITYTNNQQVTHADGSVGGGHNFQFTGGNSAPSRFGLTGSEDIGGGTSVTFKLENSFFTGSGSFVQGGTLFNQNAWVGLTNENYGTLTFGRQFDSYTNALAPYASSNAWATLYGSHIGDVDNLNAALNLNNAVQYVSPTIAGFSVSGTYSLGGVAGDFSQKRGWAVSASYNNAPFSFGVGYLDLNNPLDAALGGEQGYIGDFACSNPTAMYCELQNAHSLKAVGVGGSYAFGAATFGLVYTHTKLDDSQYFASATLPQGADVRFDIVEVNATYALSPALTLGAAYIYNSMKTDVSGSPKFHQVNLGATYSLSKRTTLYAVGIFQKAAGSGIGTDPVTGQSVNYAQIPNLPNSTTDKQVSVTVGLKHNF encoded by the coding sequence ATGAAACATCGGACGACGCCGCGCACCATCGCGGCGGCGGTGGCCGCGCTCGCCGGCGCACTGGCGACGATCGCGACGCCCGGCATTGCGCACGCGGAGAGCAGCGTGACGTTATACGGCGATGTCGACGCGGGCATCACGTACACGAACAATCAGCAGGTCACGCATGCGGACGGCAGTGTCGGCGGTGGACACAATTTTCAGTTCACGGGCGGCAACTCCGCGCCTTCGCGTTTCGGGCTGACGGGCAGTGAAGACATTGGCGGCGGCACGTCGGTGACCTTCAAGCTCGAAAACAGCTTCTTTACGGGGAGCGGTAGTTTCGTGCAGGGCGGCACGCTGTTCAACCAGAATGCGTGGGTCGGCCTGACCAACGAGAATTACGGCACGCTGACATTCGGCCGCCAGTTCGACTCGTACACGAATGCGTTGGCGCCGTACGCTTCGAGCAATGCGTGGGCTACGTTGTATGGCTCCCATATCGGCGATGTCGATAATCTGAATGCCGCGCTTAATCTGAACAATGCAGTGCAGTATGTGAGTCCTACGATTGCGGGCTTTTCCGTGAGCGGCACGTATTCGCTGGGCGGCGTAGCGGGTGATTTTTCGCAGAAGCGTGGCTGGGCCGTTTCAGCGAGCTATAACAATGCGCCGTTCTCGTTCGGCGTCGGTTATCTCGATCTGAACAATCCGCTCGATGCTGCGTTGGGTGGTGAGCAGGGTTATATCGGCGATTTCGCGTGTTCGAATCCGACTGCGATGTATTGCGAGTTGCAGAATGCGCATTCGTTGAAGGCAGTGGGTGTTGGCGGTTCGTACGCGTTCGGAGCGGCGACTTTCGGCCTCGTTTATACCCACACGAAGCTCGACGATAGCCAGTATTTTGCAAGCGCCACACTGCCGCAAGGCGCGGATGTGCGGTTCGATATCGTCGAGGTGAATGCGACTTATGCGTTGTCGCCGGCTTTAACGCTGGGTGCGGCGTATATCTATAACTCGATGAAAACCGATGTTAGCGGGTCGCCGAAATTTCATCAGGTCAATCTTGGGGCGACGTATAGCTTGTCGAAGCGGACGACGTTGTATGCGGTTGGGATTTTTCAGAAAGCCGCTGGCAGTGGGATTGGGACGGATCCTGTCACCGGACAGAGCGTGAATTATGCGCAGATTCCTAATCTGCCGAATTCCACTACAGATAAGCAGGTGTCTGTGACTGTTGGGCTGAAGCATAACTTCTGA
- a CDS encoding 2-aminoethylphosphonate aminotransferase, whose product MLLMNPGPVTLTERVRNSLLQTDLCHRESEFFDLQDEARARLVKLYDLDPAQWSAVLMTGSGTAAVESMIAALVPENGKLLIVENGVYGERISQIAAQYRIAHSIVKHEWMQAPDLARVAAALDADEAITHVAVIHHETTTGRLNDLKALASVCRERNVKMLVDGVSSFGAEEIDFAEGTIAAVAATANKCLHGVPGAAFVIVRRDALAAAASRTYYLGLVRLASLQDQRNTPFTPSVHAYYALVEALRELDEEGGWRARHARYLALAEQAREGLFARGIGSALPAAESSVVLRAYKLPDGVSYERLHDALKARGFVIYAGQGGLSKELFRISTMGDIHSPDIERLLVSFDELMR is encoded by the coding sequence ATGCTGCTAATGAATCCAGGCCCCGTCACGCTGACGGAGCGCGTGCGTAATAGCCTGCTGCAAACGGACTTGTGTCATCGCGAAAGCGAGTTTTTCGACCTGCAGGACGAAGCGCGCGCGCGTCTCGTCAAGCTGTACGATCTCGATCCCGCGCAGTGGAGCGCTGTGTTGATGACGGGCTCGGGGACGGCGGCTGTCGAGAGCATGATCGCGGCGCTCGTGCCGGAGAACGGCAAGTTGCTGATCGTCGAGAACGGTGTGTATGGCGAGCGTATTTCGCAGATCGCGGCGCAGTATCGCATTGCGCATAGCATCGTCAAGCATGAGTGGATGCAGGCGCCTGATCTGGCGCGCGTTGCGGCTGCGCTGGATGCCGATGAGGCGATTACGCATGTTGCCGTGATTCATCATGAGACGACGACGGGGCGTCTGAACGATCTGAAGGCGCTGGCATCGGTTTGCCGCGAGCGCAACGTGAAGATGCTGGTCGACGGTGTGAGCAGCTTCGGTGCGGAAGAGATCGATTTTGCCGAAGGCACGATTGCGGCTGTTGCAGCGACCGCGAACAAGTGTTTGCATGGTGTGCCGGGGGCTGCTTTTGTTATCGTGCGGCGGGATGCGTTGGCGGCTGCTGCGAGCCGGACTTATTACCTCGGGCTTGTGCGTCTTGCCAGTTTGCAGGATCAGCGGAATACGCCGTTTACGCCTTCCGTGCATGCTTACTATGCGCTTGTCGAGGCGCTGCGCGAGCTCGATGAGGAAGGTGGATGGCGGGCGCGGCATGCGCGGTATCTGGCTCTGGCCGAGCAGGCTCGTGAGGGGCTTTTTGCGCGTGGTATTGGGAGCGCTTTGCCAGCCGCTGAGTCTTCTGTCGTGCTGCGGGCTTATAAGTTGCCTGACGGCGTTTCTTATGAGCGGTTGCATGATGCGCTGAAAGCGCGCGGCTTTGTTATTTATGCCGGGCAGGGTGGGCTGTCTAAGGAGCTTTTCCGCATTTCTACTATGGGGGATATTCATTCTCCGGATATCGAGCGGTTGCTCGTGAGTTTTGATGAGTTGATGCGGTAA
- the aepY gene encoding phosphonopyruvate decarboxylase gives MIEAAQFVEAARERGFDWYAGVPCSYLTPFINYVLQDPKLHYVSAANEGDAVAFIAGVTLGAQNGRRGVTMMQNSGLGNAVSPLTSLTWTFRLPQLLIVTWRGQPGVADEPQHQLMGPITPAMLDTMEIPWETFPTEAEAIGPALDRAIAHMDATGRPYALVMQKGSVAPYELKDSGRVTKREVRAARDVSRAVAADALPTRHEALQRVIAHTPLNSTVVLASTGFCGRELYAIDDRPNQLYMVGSMGCITPFALGLALTRPDLHVVALDGDGAALMRMGVFATLGAYGPSNLTHILLDNGAHDSTGGQSTVSPQVSFAGVAAACGYASAVEGDDVGLIDELFASPPADGPRFVRIAIRRGTPDGLPRPTITPPDVKTRLMRHIATSGSNEGAR, from the coding sequence ATGATCGAGGCAGCACAGTTCGTCGAGGCGGCGCGCGAGCGCGGCTTCGACTGGTATGCGGGCGTGCCGTGCTCGTATCTGACGCCGTTCATCAACTACGTGTTGCAGGATCCGAAGCTGCATTACGTGTCGGCGGCGAACGAAGGCGATGCCGTTGCGTTCATCGCGGGCGTGACGTTGGGTGCGCAGAACGGTCGTCGCGGCGTGACGATGATGCAGAACTCGGGCCTCGGCAATGCGGTGAGCCCGCTCACGTCGCTGACGTGGACGTTCCGTCTGCCGCAGTTGCTGATCGTCACGTGGCGCGGCCAGCCCGGCGTCGCGGATGAGCCGCAGCATCAATTGATGGGCCCCATCACGCCGGCGATGCTCGACACGATGGAGATTCCGTGGGAGACGTTCCCGACGGAAGCGGAAGCGATCGGCCCCGCGCTGGACCGCGCGATCGCGCACATGGATGCGACGGGCCGGCCGTACGCGCTGGTGATGCAGAAGGGCAGCGTCGCGCCGTACGAACTGAAGGACTCGGGCCGCGTAACGAAACGCGAAGTGCGCGCCGCGCGTGATGTGTCGCGCGCAGTCGCAGCCGACGCATTGCCGACGCGTCATGAAGCGTTGCAGCGTGTGATCGCCCATACGCCGTTGAATTCGACAGTCGTGCTTGCATCGACGGGATTCTGCGGCCGCGAGCTTTACGCGATCGACGACCGGCCGAACCAGTTGTACATGGTCGGCTCGATGGGCTGTATTACGCCGTTCGCGCTGGGCCTCGCGCTGACGCGGCCGGACCTGCACGTGGTCGCGCTCGACGGCGACGGCGCGGCGCTGATGCGCATGGGCGTGTTCGCAACGTTGGGCGCGTATGGTCCGTCGAATCTCACGCACATTCTGCTCGACAACGGCGCGCACGATTCGACGGGCGGCCAGTCGACCGTGTCGCCGCAGGTGTCGTTCGCGGGCGTCGCGGCGGCGTGCGGCTATGCGTCCGCGGTCGAAGGCGATGACGTGGGCCTGATCGACGAACTGTTCGCATCGCCGCCTGCCGACGGCCCGCGCTTCGTGCGCATCGCGATCCGCCGCGGCACGCCGGACGGCCTGCCGCGCCCGACCATTACGCCGCCCGATGTGAAGACGCGCCTGATGCGCCACATCGCCACTTCCGGCTCGAACGAAGGAGCACGTTGA
- the aepX gene encoding phosphoenolpyruvate mutase: MNAREPSFVSTLSRSARLRQMLTSNELEFLMEAHNGISARIAREAGFKGIWGSGLAISAQYGVRDNNEASWTQVVDTLEFMADASDLPILLDGDTGYGNFNNVRRLVRKLEQRGIAGVCIEDKVFPKTNSFIKGEAQPLADIDEFCGKIKAGKDSQTDEHFSIVARVEALIAGWGMDEALKRAEAYRQAGADAILIHSKLSRPDEILEFAREWAGRGPLVIVPTKYYSTPTEVFRKAGISTVIWANHQIRAATSAMQAVVKEIYESQTLVNVEDRIATVNEIFRLQDADEYSVAEERYLSSSRVAGSAVVLAASRGKGLEAVTTDRPKVMLPIAGKPLLRWLVDAFKKQGVNDITVVGGYRADAIDTAGIKLVVNERHEQTGELASLACAVDGLQNDTVISYGDLLFRSYIVRDLVDSEALFSVVVDSTTVAEAGATNQSVRDFAWCSAADDRGLFGNKVLLRRVANNEADVKGEVPNGRWIGLLNVRGAGRERLQAVMNTLRARPDFDSLDMPALLNALIEAGEEIEVQYVHGHWRGVNDLEDFRRAGDFAHEATPLAKSDAAGGAAQ, translated from the coding sequence ATGAACGCACGCGAACCCTCTTTCGTTTCCACCCTGTCGCGCAGCGCACGCCTGCGCCAGATGCTCACCAGCAACGAACTCGAATTCCTGATGGAAGCGCACAACGGCATCTCTGCACGCATTGCGCGCGAAGCCGGCTTCAAGGGTATCTGGGGCTCGGGCCTTGCGATCTCCGCGCAATACGGCGTGCGCGACAACAACGAAGCAAGCTGGACGCAGGTTGTCGATACGCTCGAATTCATGGCCGACGCAAGCGACCTGCCCATTCTGCTCGACGGCGACACCGGCTACGGCAACTTCAACAACGTGCGCCGCCTCGTGCGCAAGCTGGAGCAGCGCGGCATTGCGGGCGTCTGCATCGAAGACAAGGTGTTCCCGAAGACGAACAGCTTCATCAAGGGCGAAGCGCAGCCGCTTGCCGATATCGACGAGTTCTGCGGCAAGATCAAGGCGGGCAAGGACTCGCAGACGGACGAGCATTTCTCGATCGTCGCGCGCGTCGAAGCGCTGATCGCCGGCTGGGGCATGGACGAAGCGTTGAAGCGTGCTGAAGCGTATCGCCAGGCAGGCGCGGACGCGATCCTGATTCACAGCAAGCTGTCGCGTCCCGACGAGATTCTCGAATTCGCACGTGAGTGGGCAGGGCGCGGTCCACTGGTGATCGTGCCGACCAAGTACTACAGCACGCCGACGGAAGTGTTCCGCAAGGCGGGCATCAGCACGGTGATCTGGGCGAACCATCAGATTCGCGCGGCGACCTCCGCGATGCAGGCTGTCGTCAAGGAAATCTACGAGAGCCAGACACTCGTCAACGTCGAAGACCGCATTGCGACCGTCAACGAAATCTTCCGCCTGCAGGATGCCGACGAGTACTCGGTGGCGGAAGAGCGTTATCTGTCGTCGTCGCGCGTGGCCGGTTCGGCTGTCGTGCTCGCCGCGAGCCGCGGCAAAGGCCTCGAAGCCGTGACGACGGACCGTCCGAAGGTCATGCTGCCCATCGCGGGCAAGCCGCTGCTGCGCTGGCTCGTCGACGCGTTCAAGAAGCAGGGTGTCAACGACATCACGGTGGTGGGCGGCTATCGTGCCGATGCGATCGACACGGCGGGCATCAAGCTCGTCGTCAACGAACGTCACGAGCAGACGGGCGAACTGGCGTCGCTCGCGTGCGCCGTCGACGGCTTGCAGAACGACACCGTGATCTCGTACGGCGACCTGCTGTTCCGCAGCTACATCGTGCGCGATCTGGTGGATAGCGAAGCGCTGTTCAGCGTGGTCGTCGATTCGACGACGGTTGCCGAAGCGGGCGCGACGAACCAGAGCGTGCGCGATTTCGCGTGGTGCTCGGCGGCCGACGATCGCGGTCTGTTCGGCAACAAGGTGCTGCTGCGTCGCGTCGCGAACAACGAAGCCGACGTGAAGGGTGAAGTGCCGAATGGCCGCTGGATCGGGTTGCTGAACGTGCGCGGCGCGGGCCGCGAGCGTCTGCAAGCCGTGATGAACACGCTGCGCGCGCGCCCGGATTTCGATTCGCTCGATATGCCTGCGCTGTTGAATGCGCTGATCGAAGCCGGTGAAGAAATCGAAGTGCAATACGTGCATGGCCACTGGCGCGGCGTGAACGACCTCGAAGACTTCCGTCGTGCTGGCGACTTCGCGCACGAAGCGACACCGCTCGCGAAGAGCGACGCAGCGGGAGGCGCGGCGCAATGA
- a CDS encoding NTP transferase domain-containing protein, translating into MRAIILAAGLGLRLQQPPGEQFPKCLLRFDGVTLLERHLQMLEAVGVDEVVLALGFQPEQVEAELTRAGRKVPEIKLNPRFDLGSVLTVHTVADALTRGGDVLLMDADVLYDERMLAALVAGEHANRLLIDRDFETGDEPVKLCLKHGVPVELRKQLAVGLDYDTIGESVGFFRFTEAAARRFAEIVTGYVDSGRANLPHEEAVRDLLLERSHAFDTADVTGLPWIEIDFPNDVARATREVLPQLQRPALHEALKR; encoded by the coding sequence ATGCGAGCGATCATTCTTGCCGCAGGCCTCGGCTTGCGACTCCAGCAACCGCCGGGGGAGCAGTTTCCAAAATGTCTGTTGCGCTTCGACGGGGTCACGCTGCTGGAGCGCCATCTGCAAATGCTCGAAGCCGTCGGTGTCGATGAAGTCGTGCTTGCGCTCGGCTTCCAGCCGGAACAGGTCGAAGCCGAACTGACGCGCGCCGGCCGCAAGGTGCCTGAGATCAAGCTGAATCCGCGTTTCGATCTGGGCAGCGTGCTGACCGTGCACACCGTCGCCGATGCCCTCACGCGCGGCGGCGACGTGCTGCTGATGGACGCCGACGTGCTGTACGACGAGCGCATGCTGGCCGCGCTCGTCGCCGGCGAACACGCGAACCGCCTGCTGATCGACCGCGACTTCGAAACCGGCGACGAACCCGTCAAGCTCTGCCTGAAACACGGCGTGCCCGTCGAATTGCGCAAGCAACTGGCCGTTGGCCTCGACTACGACACGATCGGCGAATCGGTCGGTTTCTTCCGTTTCACCGAGGCCGCTGCGCGGCGCTTTGCGGAGATCGTCACGGGCTATGTCGACAGCGGCCGCGCGAACCTGCCGCACGAAGAAGCCGTGCGCGACCTGCTGCTCGAGCGCAGCCACGCATTCGATACGGCCGATGTCACCGGCCTGCCCTGGATTGAAATCGATTTTCCCAACGACGTTGCGCGAGCAACCAGAGAAGTCCTGCCGCAATTGCAGCGGCCGGCTTTGCATGAAGCGCTGAAGCGCTAA
- a CDS encoding J domain-containing protein: MSKAAGRSVTIAPEKHQAHRSKGQRYFNSLVKQIENRRGRLAQWEAFTPVFQKKYVDVLLPLRRTSWDAQVKLLHRLDTVHGDKGLNAIDRRMVSELIVDLVQPLLGLHNDDTLQSIYDRHAPTRDDEQAEIDFESMKAEIEDMLGVELEDDVISPQEFLKRASEKFAELRAEAAEKAQAREERRAKRKKTPKQLAAEARKEAAKAEISQSLRDVYRKLASALHPDRESDPEERARKTALMQRVNEAYANRKLLQLLELQLELEHIDQKTIDGISEEKLAHYNQVLREQLGELDRELSDVQQKFRSAFGFPRGHRTAPEFAMEDLDDEIAQRVHMVQEIEHDLPVFDDIRKTKAWLKALKRRQPI; this comes from the coding sequence ATGAGCAAAGCAGCGGGCCGGTCAGTGACCATTGCGCCGGAGAAGCATCAGGCGCATCGATCGAAAGGCCAGAGGTATTTCAATTCGCTCGTCAAGCAGATCGAGAACCGGCGTGGACGGCTCGCGCAATGGGAAGCCTTCACGCCCGTCTTTCAGAAGAAATATGTCGACGTGCTGTTACCGCTGCGGCGAACTTCGTGGGACGCGCAGGTGAAGCTCCTTCATCGGCTCGACACGGTGCATGGCGATAAAGGCCTGAACGCCATCGATCGTCGAATGGTCTCGGAACTGATCGTCGACCTCGTGCAGCCGTTGCTTGGCCTTCACAACGACGATACGTTGCAGTCGATCTACGACCGGCATGCCCCAACCCGCGACGACGAGCAAGCCGAAATCGACTTCGAAAGCATGAAAGCGGAGATCGAAGACATGCTCGGCGTCGAACTCGAAGACGACGTGATTTCTCCACAAGAGTTCTTGAAGCGCGCGTCCGAAAAGTTCGCGGAACTGCGCGCGGAAGCCGCTGAAAAAGCACAGGCACGCGAGGAGCGTCGCGCGAAGCGCAAGAAGACGCCAAAGCAGCTCGCCGCCGAAGCGCGCAAGGAAGCGGCGAAGGCGGAAATCAGCCAGTCGCTGCGTGATGTCTATCGCAAGCTGGCGAGCGCGCTGCATCCCGATCGCGAGTCCGATCCCGAGGAGCGCGCACGTAAGACCGCGCTGATGCAACGGGTCAACGAGGCATACGCGAATCGCAAACTTCTGCAGCTACTGGAGTTGCAACTGGAACTCGAACATATCGACCAGAAAACAATCGACGGTATCAGCGAAGAAAAACTCGCGCACTATAACCAGGTATTGCGCGAGCAGCTCGGCGAACTGGATCGCGAACTCTCTGACGTTCAGCAAAAATTCAGAAGCGCTTTCGGCTTTCCCCGTGGACATCGCACAGCGCCTGAATTCGCCATGGAAGATCTCGACGACGAGATCGCGCAGCGCGTGCACATGGTGCAAGAGATCGAACACGATCTGCCCGTGTTCGACGACATCAGGAAAACGAAAGCCTGGTTGAAAGCGCTCAAGCGCCGCCAGCCCATCTGA
- a CDS encoding methyl-accepting chemotaxis protein produces MTLNKKLASMIAILWIGLVLIGAFGAWQSRASMIADRRDQLTTLVEQANSIVNRYYTLSQQHAMSEADAKKQALDTLSALRYGTDGYLSVNDSQPVMLMHPFKAALVGKNLSGFTDPAGNHLFVDIVNAANQGKGGFVDYLWSKPGSDTPVPKTSYAMRFAPWDWVLVTGMYMDDVQKAFYVDLGRWLVITFVLGGIATLVMVLVLRSVKRTLGGDLEVAVEATQRIARGDLATPVPLAHNDRASLLHALHTMQKGLVDTVSRVRAGTENINVGASEIAAGNTDLSQRTEEQAAALVQTASSMDQMTSNVKQNAESAATAAGLASEAADIAKRGSRVVDDVVRTMGDITSSSKQIGDIIGVIDGIAFQTNILALNAAVEAARAGEQGRGFAVVAAEVRSLAQRSATAAKEIKALIETSTGSVEEGAALVANAGSTMGEIVASVRRVNEILEEISHASREQSAGIEQVNRAVGEMDQVTQQNAALVEEAAAAAHSLKDQVGGLREAISSFSLPA; encoded by the coding sequence ATGACTCTGAACAAGAAACTCGCCTCGATGATCGCCATCCTGTGGATCGGCCTCGTTCTCATCGGCGCGTTCGGCGCGTGGCAAAGCCGCGCGTCGATGATCGCCGATCGCCGCGACCAGCTGACCACGCTCGTCGAGCAGGCCAATTCGATCGTCAACCGCTACTACACGCTGTCGCAGCAGCACGCGATGAGCGAAGCCGACGCGAAGAAGCAGGCGCTCGACACGCTGTCCGCGCTGCGCTACGGCACCGACGGCTATCTGTCCGTCAACGATTCGCAGCCCGTCATGCTGATGCATCCGTTCAAGGCGGCGCTGGTCGGCAAGAACCTGTCGGGCTTCACGGACCCGGCGGGCAACCATCTGTTCGTCGATATCGTCAACGCGGCGAACCAGGGCAAGGGTGGCTTCGTCGACTACCTGTGGTCGAAGCCGGGCAGCGACACGCCGGTGCCGAAGACCAGCTACGCGATGCGTTTCGCGCCGTGGGACTGGGTGCTCGTCACGGGCATGTACATGGACGACGTGCAGAAAGCCTTCTACGTCGATCTCGGACGCTGGCTCGTCATCACTTTCGTGCTCGGCGGCATCGCGACGCTCGTGATGGTGCTGGTGCTGCGCAGCGTGAAGCGCACGCTCGGCGGCGACCTCGAAGTGGCCGTCGAAGCGACCCAGCGGATTGCACGCGGCGATCTTGCGACGCCCGTCCCGCTCGCGCACAACGACCGCGCGAGCCTGCTGCATGCGCTGCACACGATGCAGAAGGGTCTCGTCGACACCGTCTCGCGCGTGCGCGCCGGCACCGAGAACATCAACGTCGGCGCAAGCGAAATCGCCGCAGGCAATACCGATCTCTCGCAACGCACGGAAGAGCAGGCGGCCGCGCTGGTGCAAACGGCATCGAGCATGGACCAGATGACGTCGAACGTGAAGCAGAACGCCGAAAGCGCCGCGACAGCCGCCGGGCTCGCGAGCGAAGCCGCCGACATCGCGAAGCGTGGCAGCCGCGTGGTCGACGACGTGGTCCGCACGATGGGCGACATCACGAGCAGCTCGAAGCAGATCGGCGACATCATCGGCGTGATCGACGGCATCGCTTTTCAGACCAACATCCTCGCGCTGAATGCCGCCGTCGAAGCGGCGCGCGCAGGCGAACAGGGCCGCGGCTTCGCGGTCGTCGCAGCGGAAGTGCGCAGCCTCGCGCAGCGCTCGGCAACGGCTGCGAAGGAAATCAAGGCGCTGATCGAAACGTCGACGGGCAGCGTCGAGGAAGGCGCGGCGCTCGTCGCGAACGCCGGTTCGACGATGGGCGAGATCGTCGCCTCCGTGCGTCGCGTGAACGAGATTCTCGAGGAAATCAGCCATGCGTCGCGCGAGCAGAGCGCGGGCATCGAGCAGGTGAACCGCGCCGTCGGCGAAATGGATCAGGTCACGCAGCAGAACGCGGCGCTCGTCGAGGAGGCAGCAGCGGCCGCCCATTCGCTGAAAGACCAGGTCGGCGGCCTGCGCGAGGCGATTTCGAGCTTCTCGCTGCCCGCCTGA